In Arachis stenosperma cultivar V10309 chromosome 1, arast.V10309.gnm1.PFL2, whole genome shotgun sequence, one DNA window encodes the following:
- the LOC130981811 gene encoding protein FAR1-RELATED SEQUENCE 6-like, with protein MAFWADARSRAAFEYFGDVISFDTTYNTNRVNHHENAPKGFLTNKCASMKRALEACMPTTIHRWYIWHIMKKIPSKLNGYKGHEDIEQQMSQVVWNSHSKDSFDRNWNDFLLNFGLADNRWLSDLYEDHHIWLAYSIRQQYDNCPGSREQAERESDTADFYTVIPCATKSSIEAQFQDVYTHQKFREVQAQLRGKVNCITRLTNSALGYSVYEVGEQVFSSIFNKFVVTYDLVAAEIKCQCLLFESRGILCRHALSVLSFEQVSQVSPRYILERWSKKINVFDAASVVHSNSSQYQGHIMNYQFRVLGFRVLGFTGYGCIFDLIFSCIL; from the exons ATGGCTTTTTGGGCCGATGCAAGAAGTAGAGCTGCCTTTGAGTATTTCGGAGATGTTATTTCATTTGACACCACttacaatacaaacag GGTGAATCACCACG AAAATGCTCCGAAAGGATTTCTCACCAATAAATGCGCATCAATGAAAAGGGCTTTAGAGGCCTGTATGCCAACAACAATTCACCGTTGGTAtatttggcacatcatgaagaagattccaagcaaattaaacggCTATAAAGGACATGAAGATATTGAACAACAAATGAGCCAagttgtttggaactctcataGTAAAGACTCATTTGATAGGAATTGGAATGATTTTCTGCTGAATTTTGGTCTTGCAGACAACAGGTGGCTTTCAG ATCTCTATGAAGACCATCATATATGG CTCGCTTATTCAATTCGTCAACAATACGATAATTGCCCCGGAAGCAGGgagcaagcagagagagaatcagaTACTGCAGATTTTTATACGGTCATACCATGTGCAACCAAATCCTCCattgaagctcagtttcaagatGTGTACACTCATCAAAAGTTTAGGGAAGTCCAAGCGCAATTAAGAGGAAAGGTGAATTGCATCACTAGATTAACGAATTCTGCTCTAGGCTATTCAGTATATGAGGTTGGAGAACAAGTTTTCAGCTCAATATTCAACAAGTTTGTGGTTACTTACGACTTAGTTGCAGCCGAGATAAAATGCCAATGCTTATTATTTGAATCGAGAGGGATACTGTGTCGTCACGCACTAAGCGTGTTAAGCTTTGAACAAGTAAGCCAAGTGTCACCTAGATATATACTGgaacgatggagcaagaag ATAAACGtgtttgatgctgcatcagTTGTGCATTCAAATTCCAGCCAATATCAAGGACATATTATGAATTATCAGTTCAGG gtattagggtttagggttttagggtttacaG GTTATGGGTGTATATTTGATTTGATATTTTCCTGCATATTATAG